A single region of the Anguilla rostrata isolate EN2019 chromosome 11, ASM1855537v3, whole genome shotgun sequence genome encodes:
- the LOC135235075 gene encoding uncharacterized protein LOC135235075, whose product MDNKLLRNIPQLSNEMQLSIMNKVKSGELTIEDALKQARRETGGRRRAEEENSQYNFSVYKYNRYRWQKRILQIDFNTKVMCSIEKGIIKRQLPFASVKSCDDAVGTRFSVSFWGRHDYELEAASVEDKQKIMELVHKIIHGNIYEVPVHTSAEVSKPAPVTESIREGQLYLQRGGLASFRWVKYMAQLHQAEMTLVPCGQRETGDIDGLAPFGLPSPSPVVIHFSDGSASVETPRSCDTFTMLTEKNEYLFRVPVTDQVKSTDAVKKERDEWVRAIDRLCLEWKRRSQADSLSVYEVIQQPAGQRGSGEGVLGRRRTEDGGRGRVEDEGRDTRRTREGTVEDGEGRVEDGGGDVGWGEGVGRGHGARGLP is encoded by the exons CTGAGCAACGAGATGCAGCTGAGCATCATGAACAAGGTGAAGAGTGGAGAGCTGACCATCGAGGATGCCCTGAAACAGGCCCGGAGAGAGACGGGCGGGCGGCGGAGAGCGGAG GAGGAGAACTCCCAGTATAATTTCAGCGTCTACAAGTACAACCGGTACAGATGGCAGAAGCGCATCCTGCAG ATTGACTTTAACACGAAGGTGATGTGCAGCATTGAGAAAGGAATAATCAAACGGCAGCTCCCGTTCGCCTCTGTGAAGAGCTGTGATGATGCGGTGGGGACCAGATTCTCCGTGTCCTTCTGGGGAAGACACGACTACGAGCTGGAGGCCGCCTCTGTGGAGGACAAACAGAAG ATTATGGAGCTGGTTCATAAAATAATACACGGAAACATCTACGAGGTGCCGGTGCACACCAGCGCAGAGGTGTCCAAGCCGGCTCCGGTCACCGAGAGCATTCGGGAAGGCCAGTTATATCTACAGAGAGGGGGGCTGGCCTCATTCAGATGGGTGAA GTATATGGCTCAGCTCCACCAGGCAGAGATGACCTTGGTCCCCTGTGGCCAGCGGGAGACTGGTGACATTGATGGCCTCGCCCCCTTTGGCTTGCCCTCGCCTTCGCCTGTGGTCATCCATTTCTCTGACGGCAGCGCCAGTGTGGAGACGCCGCGGAGCTGTGACACCTTCACAATGCTCACCGAGAAGAACGAGTACCT GTTCCGGGTGCCGGTGACGGATCAGGTGAAGAGCACCGACGCCGTGAAGAAGGAGAGGGACGAGTGGGTGCGGGCGATCGACAGGCTGTGTCTGGAGTGGAAGCGCAGGTCACAGGCAGACAGCCTGAGCGTTTATGAGGTCATCCAGCAGCCggcggggcagaggggcagTGGAGAGGGGGTCCTGGGGAGGAGGCGCAcggaggatggggggaggggacgcGTGGAGGATGAGGGGAGGGACACACGGAGGACGAGGGAGGGGACGGTGGAGGATGGGGAGGGACGCGtggaggatgggggaggggacgtag gatggggggagggggtgggcagagGACACGGTGCCAGGGGGTTGCCATGA